A region of Salvia hispanica cultivar TCC Black 2014 unplaced genomic scaffold, UniMelb_Shisp_WGS_1.0 HiC_scaffold_30, whole genome shotgun sequence DNA encodes the following proteins:
- the LOC125198849 gene encoding pectin acetylesterase 7-like has product MHCMIIACLLAVAAHLVSSYELVPFTKVAFATERRAVCMDGSPGGYHHSAGSGDGARNWLLYLMGGGWCADIATCQSYFNITKGSSRFSRFENFTGILSPDKHINPDFYNWNRIYVVYCDQSSFLGDSEVDGPVQFRGSKIFDAVVEDLLVKGMAIGKNVILSGRSAGGLATILHCDGFRACLPIACGVKCLSDAGFFIRA; this is encoded by the exons ATGCATTGTATGATCATTGCCTGTTTACTAGCCGTAGCTGCTCATCTCGTGAGCAGCTACGAGCTCGTTCCGTTCACCAAAGTTGCCTTCGCAACCGAAAGGAGAGCAG TTTGTATGGACGGGTCACCGGGCGGCTACCATCACTCGGCCGGATCAGGAGATGGAGCCAGAAATTGGCTCCTCTATCTCATg GGAGGAGGATGGTGTGCAGACATTGCTACATGCCAAAGCTACTTCAATATAACTAAAGGGAGTAGCAGATTCAGCCGATTCGAAAATTTCACAGGGATTCTTAGCCCAGACAAACACATAAACCCCg aTTTCTACAACTGGAACCGAATTTACGTGGTCTACTGTGACCAGTCGTCCTTTCTCGGAGACAGTGAAGTCGATGGCCCA GTTCAGTTCAGAGGGTCCAAGATATTTGATGCTGTCGTGGAGGACCTTTTGGTCAAAGGAATGGCAATTggaaaaaat GTAATTCTTTCGGGCAGATCCGCGGGGGGCCTAGCGACCATCCTTCATTGTGACGGCTTTCGAGCGTGTCTCCCCATTGCCTGCGGGGTGAAATGCCTTTCGGATGCTGGATTTTTCATCCGAGCGTAA